In Clostridia bacterium, the genomic stretch CGCCATATATCTTTGGCATATAACGGCCACCTGTGCGCGAACTGCCGTGCTTTTAGGCGAAAAACCAAGCTCCGCGCCGTCAGCCAATCCGTTCGTACGCACCCATTTTACTGCGTCTGCAGCCCACGACGAGGCATCGTCCGCCGTACCGGATGATGTGGGCTTGCCCTTCATACGCCAAAGCATCGCCACAAGCTGCTCCTGCGTTACGGGGTCGTTCGTGCCGAAGACTCCGCCTCCGTAACCGTTTACAACATTGTTTTGCGACGCCCAAAGCACCGCGTCGGAATACCATTCACCGCTTTTCGTATCCGTAAAGGCGTCCTCACCCGTGACTTGAGGCTCGCCCTCCATGCGGTAGAGCACCGTTGCAAGCTGTGCTCGCGTAAACATATCGCCGGGCGAAAACAGTCCCTCGCCCGTGCCGTTCATTATCCCGTTTTCACCAAGGGTTTTTACGGCTTCGGCATACCATGCGTCCGCCGCTACGTCTGAATAAATTCCCGCATCCGCTTCGCCCTCTCCGAGGGCTGTGCAGGCACAGGTCATTGCCATTACGGCGATCACCAAAATAATGCTTATGTATTTTTTCAATTTTCACGCCTCCAAACTCTATATGAACGTCAGTTCAGCCCGTGTTTGCCCAGCCAATTCTCTATATGCTGCGCCGTTTCTTCGTTGTTTAGCTCCTGGAAGAGAAAATGGCTGTTGCCGTATATTCCCTCGTCAGGCAGGTTTATTACAGCAGCGTCGCCGCCCGCAGTATTGTACGCCTCGGCAAAATCAATGCAGGACTGACGCGACCACTGCCAAAATTGGGTCGAGGCTATGTCTTCGGGGCCGTTATCTATATAGTCGCCGTAATAGAAGATTATCGGTATCTTGTCTTGCATATCCATAAACTTATTATAGCTTTCGGGCGTCATGGCTTCGCTCGGCGCAAATCCCGGCTCTATCGCTATTATCGCCGATACGTAATCGAGATCCACATCCCATCCTATAAGTCCGCCCTGAGAATGCGTCATCAGAATAACTTTATTGCCCGTCTTCTCATACGCTTTTTTTAAAACCTCGTTCATAGCCGCCGTTATAACTTCCTGATCGTATTCGCCCGTATTCGGCGTCATCTGGCGGAAAAACTGATCTTGAGCTTCCTCGCCCTCGGGAAACTGCGACCCCTCGTATCTGTCGGGAGCAATGCGTCCTATCCGAAAATGCGTGTACCACGCCTGATCTCCCGCAAGAGTATCCACCGGGCCTTCAGAAACGCTGCCCGCCTCGCCGCGTCTCGGCTGATCGACCAAAAAAGCGCTGTGTCCGTTCTTTAAGAAAATGTCTGACCAACCCTCGCGCCCGTCGGGCGTAGTCATCCAGCCCATGCGCGACTGACCGGCGCCGTGAAGATATACGATAGGATTACCGTTATCGTTAGCCGCTATCTGATAAAATACGTTGGCATGGTCAACGTGCATGGTATTACCCGCGCGCGAGGGATCCTGCCAGTTAACGGTTTCGTCGTAATCGCCGGCAACAGGCTCGGTCACCGTTCCGCCTGCCGAAAAATATCCTTGCTCGGCTATCATGAGCGCATCGGACGCAGCGGCGCCGGTATTTGCTTCGTTTTCGTTATTCTCATTTTCCGATACGCTGCTGCATCCCACCAATGCCGCCGCCAAAACTAGCGCGGCAATTATTATTGATACATACCTTTTCATTGTACCTCCCCCTTAAAATTATTTACCAATTCTTCTTTTCGTTTTGACTTAATTTGTTCTTCTTTCTCTCCTCGACCATTTTTACGAACCACTCGACCATATTGGGGTCGTAATGCGAAAAGAAAGACGACTGCTTCTTATCGAGCGCTGCTATCTTCGCCATATCCTCGCCCGTAAGTGAAAAATCGAACACATTAAGATTTTGCACCATGCGGTCATAATGCGTTGTCTTGGGGATAACTATTATGCCGCGCTGAATGTGCCATCGAAGAATCACCTGCGCCGTGGTCTTATTATATTTCGCCCCTATTTCCGAAAGGACCGGATCGTCAAAAAGCCCGTTTCTTCCCTCGCCGAAGGGCGCCCAAGCCTCGTGGCGAATATCATATTTATCCATCCAAATGTTCGCTTCCGTCTGCTGGTTGTGCGGATGCGTTTCAACCTGATTTACCATGGGACTTATGCGTGAAAAAGACGCTATATCAACAAGTCTGTCGGGATAAAAATTTGAGACTCCTATAGCGCGCAGAACGCCTTCTTCATACAGATCCTCAAGCGCCCTCC encodes the following:
- a CDS encoding S-layer homology domain-containing protein — its product is MKKYISIILVIAVMAMTCACTALGEGEADAGIYSDVAADAWYAEAVKTLGENGIMNGTGEGLFSPGDMFTRAQLATVLYRMEGEPQVTGEDAFTDTKSGEWYSDAVLWASQNNVVNGYGGGVFGTNDPVTQEQLVAMLWRMKGKPTSSGTADDASSWAADAVKWVRTNGLADGAELGFSPKSTAVRAQVAVICQRYMALEDTNGDKNDVLIIYFSAANTKDPDAVSAATPLVDGQGATEWMANTIADATGGDIVKIVPSEDYPLSYNDLADHAKSEADNDARPAIEPLQTDPASYKTVYIGYPIWWYTMPKVMETFFDTYDLSGVTIIPFNTHEGSRDGGTYDMIKQREPNAAVLEGLAVRGDNAGTDSAEKTVTDWIEAVHS
- a CDS encoding alpha/beta fold hydrolase, which gives rise to MKRYVSIIIAALVLAAALVGCSSVSENENNENEANTGAAASDALMIAEQGYFSAGGTVTEPVAGDYDETVNWQDPSRAGNTMHVDHANVFYQIAANDNGNPIVYLHGAGQSRMGWMTTPDGREGWSDIFLKNGHSAFLVDQPRRGEAGSVSEGPVDTLAGDQAWYTHFRIGRIAPDRYEGSQFPEGEEAQDQFFRQMTPNTGEYDQEVITAAMNEVLKKAYEKTGNKVILMTHSQGGLIGWDVDLDYVSAIIAIEPGFAPSEAMTPESYNKFMDMQDKIPIIFYYGDYIDNGPEDIASTQFWQWSRQSCIDFAEAYNTAGGDAAVINLPDEGIYGNSHFLFQELNNEETAQHIENWLGKHGLN
- a CDS encoding aldo/keto reductase; this translates as MEYVTLSNGIKMPILGYGVYQVTKDECERCVLDALRAGYRSIDTAQSYFNEEEVGSAIEKSGVKREDIFLTTKVWLEHYGYDACKRSVSESLKKLKTDYIDLMLLHQPFSDYYGAWRALEDLYEEGVLRAIGVSNFYPDRLVDIASFSRISPMVNQVETHPHNQQTEANIWMDKYDIRHEAWAPFGEGRNGLFDDPVLSEIGAKYNKTTAQVILRWHIQRGIIVIPKTTHYDRMVQNLNVFDFSLTGEDMAKIAALDKKQSSFFSHYDPNMVEWFVKMVEERKKNKLSQNEKKNW